The following proteins are co-located in the Spinactinospora alkalitolerans genome:
- a CDS encoding S9 family peptidase: MGERWQDRFRAARISLPSSAREAPDRGLFRSNASGTWEIYAWDRTTGEQRQVTKRHQGTMSGVIDPTGTWAWWFDDTDGDEFGVWRRQPFTGGPDETAAPGLAPSYAGGLALGASGAALVGRSTDDGFSVHLSRPGAQPQTLYAHRQEGYLADLSRDESLFAIGHSEHGDSRHMAVRVLRLGAAGTAEAVADLWDGPHRDLTPVGFAPDDHRLLVLHERRGRLEPLIWDAVAGIEREIAIDLPGDLLAGWYLDGRSLLISQDHQARSQLHRYDLDTGELVSLDVPRGLVSAAAARPDGTVEYSWSSSARPPVIRSTTGAVVLAPPGPEAPASVPVRDVTVAGPGGDIHALVSLPEEGAAPHPTVFIVHGGPQAQDFDSFAPDVAAWVDHGFAVVRVNYRGSTGYGSAWRDALEGRVGLTELEDIKAVRDWAVGSGLSDPDRMVLEGGSWGGYLALLGIGRHPGDWSAGIAAVPIADYVAAYEDEMEALRAFDRSLFGGSPQDVPDLYRASSPITYAADVTAPVLVLAGENDPRCPIRQIDNYIARLAELGRPHEVHRFDAGHGSFVVEERIRHMAAELDFALRSTGLRTEGTRSGHT, translated from the coding sequence ATGGGCGAGCGTTGGCAGGACCGGTTCCGTGCGGCCAGGATCAGTCTCCCGTCATCGGCCAGGGAGGCTCCCGACCGCGGGCTGTTCCGCAGCAACGCGAGCGGCACCTGGGAGATCTACGCCTGGGACCGCACCACGGGTGAGCAGCGCCAGGTGACCAAGCGGCACCAGGGCACCATGTCCGGGGTGATCGACCCGACCGGAACGTGGGCGTGGTGGTTCGACGACACCGACGGCGACGAGTTCGGCGTCTGGCGCCGGCAGCCGTTCACCGGCGGCCCCGACGAGACCGCGGCCCCCGGCCTGGCCCCTTCCTACGCGGGCGGCCTCGCGCTCGGGGCCTCCGGCGCCGCGCTGGTCGGCCGGTCCACCGATGACGGGTTCAGCGTGCACCTGAGCAGGCCCGGAGCCCAGCCGCAGACCCTCTACGCCCACCGCCAGGAGGGCTACCTCGCCGACCTCTCCCGGGACGAGTCGCTGTTCGCCATCGGGCACAGCGAGCACGGCGACAGCCGGCACATGGCCGTGCGCGTGCTCCGCCTCGGCGCCGCCGGGACCGCCGAGGCCGTCGCCGACCTGTGGGACGGCCCGCACCGGGACCTCACCCCGGTCGGCTTCGCACCCGACGACCACCGGCTGCTCGTCCTGCACGAGCGGCGCGGCAGGCTCGAACCGCTCATCTGGGACGCCGTCGCCGGGATCGAGCGGGAGATCGCGATCGACCTGCCCGGCGACCTGCTCGCCGGGTGGTACCTCGACGGCCGCTCGCTGCTGATCTCGCAGGACCACCAGGCCCGCTCCCAACTGCACCGCTACGACCTCGACACCGGTGAGCTCGTCTCGCTGGACGTCCCGCGCGGGCTGGTCTCCGCGGCGGCCGCCCGGCCCGACGGCACCGTCGAGTACTCCTGGTCCAGCTCCGCCCGGCCGCCGGTGATCCGCAGCACCACCGGTGCGGTCGTGCTGGCGCCGCCCGGTCCCGAGGCCCCGGCGTCGGTTCCGGTGCGGGACGTGACCGTGGCGGGCCCCGGCGGCGACATCCACGCGCTGGTCTCGCTGCCGGAGGAGGGTGCGGCCCCCCACCCGACCGTGTTCATCGTGCACGGCGGCCCGCAGGCGCAGGACTTCGACTCCTTCGCACCCGACGTCGCCGCATGGGTCGACCACGGCTTCGCCGTGGTGCGGGTCAACTACCGCGGCTCCACCGGCTACGGCAGCGCCTGGCGCGACGCGCTGGAGGGCCGGGTCGGCCTGACCGAGCTGGAGGACATCAAGGCGGTGCGCGACTGGGCCGTGGGCTCCGGGCTCTCCGACCCCGACCGGATGGTCCTCGAAGGCGGGTCGTGGGGCGGTTACCTGGCCCTGCTGGGCATCGGCCGCCACCCCGGCGACTGGAGCGCCGGCATCGCCGCCGTCCCGATCGCCGACTACGTCGCGGCCTACGAGGACGAGATGGAGGCCCTGCGCGCGTTCGACCGCTCCCTGTTCGGGGGGTCGCCGCAGGACGTGCCCGACCTGTACCGCGCCTCCTCCCCCATCACCTACGCCGCCGACGTCACCGCCCCGGTGCTGGTCCTGGCCGGTGAGAACGACCCCCGGTGCCCGATCCGGCAGATCGACAACTACATCGCCCGGCTCGCCGAGCTCGGCAGGCCGCACGAGGTCCACCGGTTCGACGCCGGGCACGGCTCGTTCGTCGTCGAGGAGCGCATCCGGCACATGGCGGCCGAGCTGGACTTCGCGCTCAGAAGCACCGGCCTGCGCACGGAGGGAACGCGCTCAGGGCACACCTGA
- a CDS encoding GntR family transcriptional regulator, whose translation MTVGRPRYLRVADALRVPILDGALPPGARLPSRAQLARRHEVSEQVSRNALRLLIAEGLVESRPGSGYYVREVPESYRFARTDRFSGSLLRPLAGEDRDTITRPACDRMAERLGIGEGEPLYRTRCVGTAGGAPVAVHTSWEPAVLTHNTTRAPGDADAETGVLERLAAAGVVIDRVVEEVAVLPLTEPEAVLLRLAPGAPVLVVERTHYSGQRPVETSDLVAVVERCRLSYRLSLARTPAGGGPRPDPHR comes from the coding sequence CTGACCGTGGGCCGGCCACGCTACCTCCGGGTAGCCGACGCCCTGCGCGTCCCCATCCTCGACGGCGCGCTGCCCCCGGGCGCCCGCCTGCCCTCCCGAGCCCAGCTCGCCCGGCGCCACGAGGTCAGCGAGCAGGTGTCGCGCAACGCCCTGCGGCTGCTCATCGCCGAGGGGCTGGTGGAGAGCCGTCCGGGCTCCGGGTACTACGTGCGCGAGGTGCCGGAGTCCTACCGGTTCGCGCGCACCGACCGCTTCTCGGGGTCCCTCCTGCGGCCGCTGGCGGGCGAGGACCGCGACACGATCACGCGTCCGGCGTGCGACCGGATGGCGGAGCGGCTGGGGATCGGGGAGGGGGAGCCGCTGTACCGCACCCGGTGCGTCGGCACGGCCGGGGGCGCGCCGGTCGCGGTGCACACCTCGTGGGAGCCCGCGGTGCTCACCCACAACACCACCCGCGCGCCCGGTGACGCCGATGCGGAGACGGGCGTGCTGGAGCGGCTCGCCGCCGCCGGGGTGGTCATCGACCGCGTCGTGGAGGAGGTGGCGGTGCTCCCCCTGACCGAGCCGGAGGCCGTACTGCTGCGGCTCGCCCCGGGGGCGCCGGTGCTGGTGGTGGAGCGGACGCACTACAGCGGGCAGCGTCCGGTGGAGACGTCGGACCTGGTGGCCGTGGTCGAGCGCTGCCGGCTGTCCTACCGGCTGAGTCTGGCGCGGACGCCGGCCGGGGGCGGCCCCCGGCCGGACCCGCACCGCTGA